The following proteins come from a genomic window of Fontisubflavum oceani:
- a CDS encoding AAA family ATPase, producing the protein MQSIDDVQRALAAENYVCGRSLATVVFLALKLGRPLFLEGEAGTGKTEIAKAIAASLGRRLIRLQCYEGLDASSAVYEWNFAAQMVAIRAAEAAGGADKDVLQEALFSADYLIERPLLEAMRADARGAPVLLIDELDRTDEPFEAFLLEALSDFQVTIPELGTIKAPEPPIVILTSNRTREVHDALKRRCLYHWVDYPDFAREMDIIAARVPEAADALSHEVVGFVQKLRTEDLFKRPGVAETIDWAKCLLALDVIDLSPEVIADTLGAVLKYQDDIQKLQGSEAKRILDEVRAETQAA; encoded by the coding sequence ATGCAATCCATCGATGACGTGCAACGCGCCTTGGCGGCAGAGAACTATGTCTGTGGCCGTTCGCTCGCCACCGTGGTGTTTTTGGCGCTGAAGCTGGGGCGCCCCTTGTTTTTGGAAGGGGAGGCCGGCACTGGCAAAACCGAAATCGCCAAAGCCATAGCGGCCTCACTTGGTCGTCGCCTGATCCGATTGCAGTGTTATGAGGGTCTGGATGCGTCCAGTGCGGTCTATGAGTGGAACTTCGCCGCGCAGATGGTCGCGATCCGCGCGGCCGAGGCCGCGGGCGGGGCCGACAAAGACGTGCTGCAAGAGGCGCTGTTCTCTGCCGATTATCTGATCGAGCGGCCCCTGCTTGAGGCGATGCGCGCCGACGCGAGGGGCGCGCCGGTCTTGTTGATCGACGAGTTGGATCGGACCGATGAGCCGTTTGAGGCGTTCCTTCTGGAAGCGCTGTCTGATTTTCAGGTGACGATTCCAGAGCTTGGCACAATCAAAGCGCCGGAGCCGCCGATCGTGATCTTGACCTCGAACCGCACCCGAGAGGTGCATGACGCGCTGAAACGGCGCTGCCTCTATCATTGGGTCGACTACCCGGATTTTGCGCGCGAGATGGATATCATCGCCGCACGCGTGCCCGAAGCGGCGGATGCGTTGAGCCACGAGGTGGTGGGGTTTGTGCAAAAGCTCCGCACCGAGGATCTGTTCAAGCGTCCCGGCGTGGCCGAGACGATTGATTGGGCCAAATGTCTGCTGGCGCTGGATGTGATTGATCTCAGCCCTGAAGTCATTGCCGACACTTTGGGGGCGGTTTTGAAGTATCAGGACGATATCCAGAAACTGCAGGGCTCTGAGGCGAAGCGGATTCTGGATGAAGTGAGAGCGGAAACGCAGGCGGCGTAG
- the ureG gene encoding urease accessory protein UreG, with product MSNSNGPLRVGIGGPVGAGKTTLTAQLCRAMAADHSVAVITNDIYTAEDAEYLLRAQVLPADRIKGVETGGCPHTAIREDASINLAAVAEFRAKLPDLDVIFIESGGDNLAATFSPELADLTLYVIDTAAGQDIPRKKGPGLTRSDLLIINKTDLAPHVGVDVDLLESDAKTARGDLPFVMAELRNGVGVDEIVRFLTREGGL from the coding sequence ATGAGCAATTCAAATGGGCCCTTGCGGGTTGGCATCGGCGGCCCGGTGGGCGCGGGCAAGACCACACTGACCGCACAGCTTTGCCGCGCGATGGCGGCGGATCATTCGGTCGCGGTGATCACCAATGACATCTACACCGCCGAGGATGCGGAGTATCTGCTGCGCGCCCAAGTCTTGCCCGCTGACCGGATCAAAGGGGTCGAAACCGGCGGGTGCCCGCATACGGCGATCCGCGAAGATGCCTCGATCAATCTGGCTGCGGTGGCCGAGTTTCGCGCCAAACTGCCCGATCTGGATGTGATCTTCATCGAGTCGGGCGGCGACAATCTGGCGGCCACTTTCAGCCCGGAATTGGCTGATCTGACACTCTATGTGATCGATACGGCGGCGGGCCAAGACATTCCGCGCAAGAAAGGCCCGGGCCTGACGCGGTCGGATTTGCTGATCATCAACAAAACCGATCTTGCGCCCCATGTGGGGGTGGATGTGGACCTGCTTGAGAGCGATGCCAAAACCGCGCGCGGTGATCTGCCATTTGTGATGGCAGAGCTTCGGAACGGCGTCGGCGTCGACGAAATCGTGCGGTTTCTAACCCGGGAGGGCGGGCTCTGA
- a CDS encoding carboxymuconolactone decarboxylase family protein, with protein sequence MPDTTEVGRALSENLNPGMEAALEARYGHLLPGMAEGVVDFAYGRQYARPGLPLRERYLATIAALTALGGQTAPQLKVNIAGGRKAGLSQEEIAEVIWQMALYGGFPSAINGLNAALEVFSAEEEDEA encoded by the coding sequence ATGCCGGACACAACTGAGGTGGGGCGCGCCTTATCCGAAAACCTGAACCCTGGCATGGAAGCCGCGCTTGAGGCGCGGTACGGCCATCTGCTGCCGGGTATGGCGGAGGGCGTGGTCGATTTTGCCTATGGGCGTCAATACGCCCGACCCGGATTGCCGCTCAGGGAGCGCTATCTGGCGACGATTGCAGCGTTGACCGCTTTGGGCGGCCAAACCGCGCCGCAACTCAAGGTGAACATTGCCGGGGGGCGCAAGGCGGGTTTGAGCCAGGAAGAGATCGCCGAGGTCATCTGGCAGATGGCGCTCTATGGCGGGTTTCCAAGCGCAATCAACGGGTTGAACGCTGCACTTGAGGTGTTTTCAGCAGAAGAAGAGGATGAGGCATGA
- a CDS encoding vWA domain-containing protein, translating into MVEHHALELPEAPKLTHNITHFARALRAAGLPAGPGRVVEAIRAVEAAGFTERADFFYTLQACFTSRPEHRAAFTQIFRLYWRDPQYLEHMMSMMLPAIRGVAEERAVKPAEKRAAEALLDGVARDLPEMGDGKDQGTEIEVDASLTMSAEERLRSLDFEQMSNAELAEAKRMLARLSLPIRPLKSRRTMAARHGALPDWRRTMRAAMRQGGEITGFEMKARRIRWPNLVCLCDISGSMSSYSRAVLHFLHAVANQKGAGWAKVHAFTFGTRLTNITRHLAARDVDAALAAAGAEAQDWEGGTRIGACLHAFNRDWSRRVLGQGAVVLLITDGLDRDDADALAREMERLHLSARRVIWLNPLLRWEGFAPKAAGIRAMLPHVDVFRAGHNIAALEGLAEALSRPDDLGEKARLMRWLAA; encoded by the coding sequence ATGGTTGAACATCATGCGCTCGAACTGCCGGAAGCCCCAAAGCTGACCCATAACATCACCCATTTCGCCCGGGCGCTGCGCGCCGCGGGGTTGCCAGCGGGGCCGGGCCGGGTGGTTGAGGCGATCCGGGCGGTCGAGGCGGCGGGGTTCACCGAGCGTGCCGATTTTTTCTATACGCTCCAGGCCTGTTTCACCTCGCGGCCCGAACATCGCGCGGCCTTTACACAGATCTTCCGGCTCTATTGGCGTGACCCGCAGTATCTGGAGCATATGATGTCGATGATGCTGCCGGCGATCCGGGGCGTGGCGGAAGAGCGCGCGGTAAAACCGGCGGAGAAGCGCGCCGCAGAAGCGCTGCTCGATGGGGTGGCGCGTGATCTGCCGGAGATGGGCGACGGGAAGGACCAAGGCACCGAGATTGAGGTGGATGCCTCTCTGACCATGTCCGCCGAGGAGCGCTTGCGGAGCCTGGATTTCGAGCAGATGTCCAATGCCGAGCTGGCGGAGGCGAAACGGATGCTGGCGCGCCTGAGCCTGCCGATCCGGCCCTTAAAAAGCCGCCGCACGATGGCCGCACGCCACGGGGCGCTACCGGATTGGCGCCGGACCATGCGGGCCGCGATGCGCCAAGGCGGGGAGATCACCGGATTCGAGATGAAGGCACGGCGCATCCGCTGGCCCAATCTGGTCTGTCTTTGTGATATCTCCGGGTCGATGTCGTCTTACTCCCGCGCGGTGCTGCATTTCCTCCATGCGGTGGCGAACCAGAAAGGGGCGGGATGGGCCAAGGTACATGCGTTTACCTTCGGCACGCGTCTGACCAATATCACCCGCCATTTGGCCGCGCGCGACGTGGATGCCGCGCTGGCGGCGGCTGGCGCGGAGGCGCAGGATTGGGAAGGCGGGACGCGGATCGGTGCGTGCCTGCATGCGTTCAATCGCGATTGGTCGCGGCGGGTTCTGGGGCAGGGGGCGGTGGTGTTGTTGATTACCGATGGGCTCGACCGGGATGATGCCGATGCCTTGGCGCGCGAGATGGAGCGGCTGCATCTGTCGGCCCGGCGGGTGATCTGGCTGAACCCGCTGCTGCGGTGGGAGGGGTTTGCGCCGAAAGCCGCCGGTATCCGGGCGATGCTGCCGCATGTGGATGTGTTCCGGGCAGGTCACAATATCGCGGCATTGGAGGGGTTGGCGGAGGCCTTATCGCGCCCCGATGATCTCGGAGAGAAGGCGCGGTTGATGCGCTGGCTGGCGGCGTGA
- a CDS encoding urease accessory protein UreE: MTAAHIHRKAGTWQGSPADQLVLDYQARFLRRKRVVMASGADLMVDLAETVSLNEGDALETNLGQLIEIRAAPEPLLKITGDLTRLAWHIGNRHTPCQILPDHLLIRTDHVLAEMLAGLGATATPIMAPFTPEGGAYGHGRTHSHAH, encoded by the coding sequence ATGACAGCCGCCCATATCCATCGCAAAGCCGGAACCTGGCAAGGATCGCCCGCCGATCAGTTGGTGCTCGACTATCAGGCGCGGTTTTTGCGGCGCAAGCGTGTGGTGATGGCTTCGGGTGCGGATCTGATGGTGGATTTGGCCGAGACGGTATCGCTGAACGAAGGGGACGCGCTGGAGACCAATCTCGGCCAATTGATCGAAATCCGCGCCGCGCCGGAGCCACTTCTCAAGATCACTGGCGATCTGACCCGGCTCGCCTGGCATATCGGCAACCGCCATACGCCCTGCCAGATCCTGCCCGATCATCTGCTGATCCGCACCGATCATGTGCTGGCCGAGATGTTGGCGGGTCTGGGCGCGACGGCGACGCCGATCATGGCACCCTTCACGCCCGAGGGCGGGGCTTACGGCCATGGTCGAACCCACTCGCATGCCCACTGA
- a CDS encoding urease accessory protein UreF: MPTDGGLLKLSQWLSPGFPISAYAYSHGLETAIARGDVRDAARLGDWITTVLAAGAGRNDAILLCLTLKGDMPVETLAEMAEALAGSAERWEETRAQGMAFAETLRPMGYELDDTAYPVVLGQAARGLDLAAHTVAALFLQSFAANLVSVGVRFIPLGQTEGQNVLAGLHETVQSVAAAAAKAGSGDLGGAAFASDVVAMAHETQEVRLFRS; the protein is encoded by the coding sequence ATGCCCACTGACGGCGGGCTTCTCAAGCTCAGCCAATGGCTGTCGCCCGGGTTTCCAATCAGCGCCTATGCCTATTCGCATGGGCTTGAGACAGCGATCGCGCGCGGCGATGTACGGGATGCGGCGCGCCTGGGCGACTGGATCACAACCGTTTTGGCCGCCGGGGCCGGGCGCAATGATGCGATCCTGCTCTGCTTAACGCTCAAGGGCGACATGCCTGTCGAAACCTTGGCGGAAATGGCGGAGGCGCTGGCGGGGTCTGCCGAGCGGTGGGAGGAGACCCGTGCCCAAGGCATGGCGTTTGCCGAAACCCTGCGACCGATGGGGTATGAGTTGGACGATACGGCCTATCCTGTTGTGCTTGGACAGGCCGCGCGCGGGCTTGATTTGGCGGCGCACACCGTGGCCGCGCTATTTTTGCAGAGTTTCGCCGCCAATCTGGTTTCGGTCGGGGTGCGGTTTATCCCGCTTGGCCAGACAGAGGGGCAGAATGTGCTGGCGGGCCTGCATGAGACAGTTCAATCCGTCGCGGCGGCGGCTGCGAAGGCCGGTTCGGGCGATCTCGGCGGGGCGGCGTTCGCCAGTGACGTGGTGGCGATGGCCCATGAAACGCAAGAAGTGCGATTGTTTCGCAGCTAA
- a CDS encoding protein-S-isoprenylcysteine O-methyltransferase has translation MIGKFIPYAILAVVTGAALWRDAPYATLLLIMLMMAWYTIRMMLTSDARPNVREERDAKRERLLTSAVGVGMIFVPLIALGTPVFDSAAYSPIPGQFLLGGLSGLAGLYVFWRSHADLGQLWSAHLELREGHTLVTSGIYSRMRHPMYTAIFLIVTAQALLLTNWFAGPAGLVVFTLLYALRIGAEERMLADQFGPEWEAYARRTPRLLPRLRA, from the coding sequence ATGATCGGCAAATTCATCCCCTATGCGATATTGGCAGTTGTCACTGGCGCCGCTCTATGGCGAGACGCGCCCTACGCGACCCTTCTGCTCATCATGCTGATGATGGCTTGGTACACAATCCGCATGATGCTCACCAGCGACGCGCGCCCCAACGTCAGGGAAGAGCGCGACGCGAAACGCGAGCGCTTGCTCACGTCTGCGGTGGGTGTCGGCATGATCTTTGTCCCGCTCATCGCCCTGGGCACGCCAGTGTTTGATTCTGCTGCCTATTCCCCTATCCCCGGCCAATTCTTGTTGGGCGGTCTGTCGGGCCTCGCGGGTCTTTATGTGTTCTGGCGCTCCCATGCCGACCTTGGCCAGCTCTGGTCAGCCCATCTGGAACTGCGCGAGGGCCACACTCTTGTGACGAGCGGTATCTACAGCCGCATGCGTCATCCAATGTACACCGCGATCTTCCTGATTGTGACCGCCCAAGCGCTGTTGTTGACCAATTGGTTCGCTGGTCCAGCCGGGCTTGTGGTTTTCACGCTTCTTTATGCGCTCCGCATCGGGGCGGAAGAGCGGATGCTAGCCGATCAGTTTGGTCCGGAATGGGAGGCTTACGCCCGCCGCACGCCCCGCCTTCTCCCCCGACTCCGCGCGTGA
- a CDS encoding TetR/AcrR family transcriptional regulator → MNDSAYHHGDLRVALLDAAEDDLRRTPDAVPSIRALAARLGVSATAPHAHFRTKSDLMTALAVRGFERLASDLKETRHDTPDLTALAEAYMVFAADNLGLYRLMFATGTRVEYDEKLRQVSRAAYDMLRDTVREVFPEATAIEQKERTLAAWGVVHGLASLAAEGRISADTLDDRSPRNLARLAARLVEGRT, encoded by the coding sequence ATGAATGACAGTGCCTATCATCACGGAGATCTGCGCGTCGCCTTGCTAGACGCCGCCGAGGACGATCTAAGGCGCACCCCTGACGCAGTTCCCAGCATTCGGGCACTCGCGGCGCGGCTCGGCGTCAGTGCCACGGCACCACACGCCCATTTCCGCACGAAATCTGATCTTATGACCGCCCTCGCAGTACGCGGGTTCGAGCGCCTTGCATCGGACCTGAAAGAAACACGGCATGACACGCCTGACCTAACGGCATTGGCCGAAGCGTATATGGTCTTCGCAGCCGATAACCTGGGTTTGTACCGGCTCATGTTCGCCACGGGCACGCGTGTCGAATACGACGAGAAGCTTCGCCAAGTGTCCCGAGCGGCTTACGACATGCTTAGGGATACCGTAAGAGAAGTGTTTCCAGAAGCAACGGCCATTGAGCAGAAAGAGCGAACACTTGCTGCGTGGGGCGTTGTGCACGGCTTGGCTTCTCTTGCTGCAGAGGGGCGGATATCAGCCGATACACTGGACGACCGGTCTCCTCGCAATCTTGCCCGGCTAGCCGCCAGGCTTGTCGAAGGCAGGACTTAG
- a CDS encoding DUF1127 domain-containing protein: MATSTTNLKSGVGFADLILLPFTALGHFLGAIMDSNSRVREAQALNAMSDAELAKRGLKREEIAHHVFRDAYYV, encoded by the coding sequence ATGGCCACGAGTACAACAAATCTGAAATCCGGCGTTGGTTTCGCCGACCTGATCTTGCTGCCGTTCACCGCACTCGGCCACTTTCTGGGCGCGATCATGGACAGCAACAGCCGGGTGCGCGAAGCGCAGGCGCTCAATGCGATGAGCGACGCCGAATTGGCGAAACGCGGGTTGAAGCGCGAAGAGATTGCACATCACGTCTTTCGCGATGCGTATTACGTCTGA
- a CDS encoding phosphoadenosine phosphosulfate reductase: MSANPAPQPHHTSRQAWLAHLTEIGRGHGFFERIGSRHSALFVQEGSTLLVSFDEAGRVYNHTSDGLPLGFDAVQRREWSLLNIMASGQSWFRDADLYQFFDRLVDEDFFENFDRVIFLGCGPMCGYAACAYSVTAPGARVLALNPAATLDREDAPFEPRFRTARRLNFTDRYGYAPYMLEGAAQATVLYDPYEPLAAAHAALYRGSNVQRIPMRWVGSDLQTFLQSDGALDRVLQAKSRGKLTPLRFSQITRNTRRRNAAYLVKLIGLALGRGHPELARTVARFGAKETQDPRFTDYLAKLDGQKPSEPALPG; this comes from the coding sequence ATGAGTGCCAACCCTGCCCCCCAGCCACACCATACCTCCCGTCAAGCTTGGCTTGCCCATCTGACCGAAATCGGTCGGGGCCACGGTTTCTTTGAGCGGATTGGCAGCCGGCATTCGGCGCTGTTCGTGCAAGAAGGCAGCACGCTTTTGGTCAGTTTCGACGAGGCCGGGCGCGTTTATAACCATACATCGGATGGCCTGCCCTTGGGCTTCGACGCGGTGCAGCGGCGGGAATGGTCACTTCTGAATATCATGGCCTCGGGCCAAAGCTGGTTTCGCGATGCGGATCTCTATCAGTTTTTCGACAGGCTGGTGGATGAGGATTTCTTCGAAAACTTTGATCGCGTGATTTTTCTGGGCTGCGGCCCGATGTGCGGCTATGCGGCCTGCGCGTATTCGGTCACGGCACCCGGTGCACGGGTCTTGGCGCTCAACCCTGCGGCCACGCTTGACCGTGAAGACGCGCCGTTTGAACCGCGCTTTCGCACAGCGCGGCGGTTGAACTTCACCGACCGCTATGGCTATGCCCCCTATATGCTTGAGGGCGCGGCCCAGGCCACGGTTCTTTACGATCCCTATGAGCCGCTCGCCGCCGCCCATGCCGCGCTCTATCGTGGAAGCAATGTGCAACGCATTCCGATGCGGTGGGTCGGGTCCGATCTACAAACCTTCTTGCAGAGCGATGGCGCGCTTGATCGTGTGTTGCAAGCCAAGTCTCGCGGAAAACTCACCCCCCTGCGTTTTTCACAGATCACGCGAAACACGCGCCGTCGAAATGCAGCATATCTTGTCAAGCTGATCGGTTTGGCATTGGGTCGTGGTCACCCCGAACTCGCTCGAACAGTGGCAAGATTCGGCGCAAAAGAAACCCAAGACCCGCGCTTCACCGATTATCTGGCGAAGCTCGACGGGCAGAAACCGTCAGAGCCCGCCCTCCCGGGTTAG
- a CDS encoding XdhC family protein yields MAESGERMPELALEWHRAGKGAVLATVVETWGSAPRRAGSQLVVSSEGEMEGSVSGGCVEGAVVVEAMEALEAGDAQLLEFGVSDDEAFAVGLACGGTIKVLVEPVGRVLPVEMLEALVDARAARQAVAYVVDVTAGTRQLVAAGDPEVADRVRADRSGLDGDRYIGIHNPPLRMVVVGAVHIAQALLPMARMAGYDPVLVDPRPAFAAEARFPGERILEAWPDEALTELGLDARTAVVTLTHDPKLDDPAIEAALASDVFYLGCLGSSRTHGKRVARLTEAGIAEDVIARIHAPVGLDIGAQNPAEIAVAIMAEITRRLRQG; encoded by the coding sequence ATGGCCGAAAGCGGAGAGCGAATGCCGGAACTGGCGCTGGAATGGCATCGGGCGGGCAAGGGGGCCGTTTTGGCAACTGTGGTCGAAACCTGGGGCAGCGCGCCGCGCCGTGCGGGCAGTCAGTTGGTGGTGTCGTCAGAAGGGGAGATGGAGGGGTCCGTCTCGGGGGGCTGTGTTGAGGGCGCCGTGGTGGTCGAGGCCATGGAGGCGCTGGAGGCGGGAGACGCGCAGCTTCTGGAATTTGGGGTCAGTGATGATGAGGCTTTCGCCGTCGGTCTAGCCTGTGGTGGCACAATCAAGGTTTTGGTGGAGCCGGTGGGCCGGGTCCTGCCGGTGGAGATGTTGGAGGCTTTGGTCGATGCCCGCGCGGCGCGTCAGGCGGTGGCGTACGTTGTCGATGTGACGGCGGGGACGCGTCAGTTGGTTGCGGCGGGTGATCCTGAGGTCGCGGATCGAGTCCGCGCCGATCGCTCGGGGTTGGACGGGGATCGCTATATCGGCATCCACAACCCACCCCTCCGCATGGTCGTCGTCGGCGCTGTCCATATCGCGCAGGCGCTTTTGCCGATGGCGCGGATGGCGGGGTATGATCCGGTATTGGTTGACCCACGCCCGGCTTTCGCAGCCGAAGCGCGGTTTCCGGGGGAACGGATTTTGGAAGCTTGGCCGGATGAGGCGCTGACCGAGCTTGGCCTTGATGCGCGCACGGCGGTGGTGACGTTGACCCATGATCCGAAATTGGATGATCCGGCGATTGAGGCAGCGCTGGCCTCGGATGTGTTTTATCTCGGCTGTCTTGGTTCGTCCCGGACCCATGGCAAACGGGTCGCGCGGCTGACGGAGGCGGGGATCGCCGAGGATGTCATCGCGCGGATTCATGCGCCGGTGGGACTCGATATTGGGGCGCAAAACCCGGCAGAGATCGCCGTGGCGATTATGGCGGAGATCACCCGAAGGCTGCGCCAGGGATGA